In Streptomyces sp. P9-A4, the genomic window CCCTCGGCCCCCTCTCCGCCGCCCTCTCCCTGAGCGCCGGCGTCCTCCTCCTGCTCCTCGCCCACGGCCTCAAGCGCAACAAGCGCCGCGCCTGGCGCGCCGTCGTCGTCCTGCTCCCCCTCGGCGCCGCCGCCCAGTTCCTCTGGCGCCACTCCGTCATCGGCACCCTCTTCTCCCTCGCCCTTCTCGCCCTCCTCCTCCGCCACCGCGACGAGTTCGCCGCCCTCCCCGACCCCCGCAGCCGCTGGCGCGCCCTCGCCAACTTCGTCCTCATGGGCGCCGGCTCCATCGCCCTCGGCCTCGTCATCGTCAGCGCCCACCCGCGCCGCGTCATCGGCGACCCCAGCCTCGCCGACCGCCTCGAACACGTCCTCTACGGACTCGTCGGACTCGAAGGCCCCGTCGGCTACACCAAGGGCGTCGACTGGACCGTCGGCTACTCCCTCGGCGCCCTCGGCATGCTCACCGCCCTCACCACCATCTACTTCGCCTTCCGGCCCGAGCACCCCGCCGCCCGCCTCACCGACGAGGACGAGACCCGGCTGCGCGTCCTCCTCGACCAGCACGGCGGGCGCGACTCCCTCGGCCACTTCGCCCTCCGCCGCGACAAGGGCGTCGTCTTCTCCCCCAGCGGAAAGGCCGCCGTCTGCTACCGCGTCGTCTCCGGCGTCATGCTCGCCAGCGGCGACCCCATCGGCGACGTCGAAGCCTGGCCCGGGGCCATCGAACGCTTCATGGACGAGGCCAAGGCCCACTCCTGGACCCCCGCCGTCATGGGCTGCTCCGAGACCGGCGGCCAGGTCTGGACCCGTGAGACCGGCCTCGACGCCCTCGAACTCGGCGACGAGGCCGTCGTCGACGTCGCCGACTTCTCCCTCTCCGGACGCGCCATGCGCAACGTCCGCCAGATGGTCAAGCGCATCGAACGCAACGGCTACACCACCCGCGTCCGCCGCGTCCGCGACCTCGACGACGCCGAACTCGAACGCGTCCGCCGCGCCGCCGCCGACTGGCGCGGCACCGACACCGAACGCGGCTTCTCCATGGCCCTCGGCCGCATCGGAGCCCCCGGCGACGGGGACGCCGTGATAGCGACCGCCCACAAGACCGACACCGACGACGACCCCCACTCCCCCTACGGCGACCTCAAGGCGATCATCCACTTCGTCCCCTGGGGCCCCGACGGCATGTCCCTCGAACTCATGCGCCGCGACCGCTCCGCCGACCCCGGCATGAACGAGCTGCTCATCGTCGCCGCCCTCCAGGACGCCCCCGCCCTCGGCATCACCCGCGTCTCGCTCAACTTCGCCATGTTCCGCTCCGCCCTCGCCCGCGGCGAGAAGATCGGCGCCGGACCCGTCCTCCGCGTCTGGCGCGGACTCCTCGTCTTTCTCTCCCGCTGGTTCCAGATCGAGTCGCTCTACAAGTTCAACGCCAAGTTCCGGCCACGCTGGGAACCCCGCTTCGTCGTCTACCGCAACAGCCGCGACCTCCCCCGCATCGGCTTCGCCGCCATGCAGGCCGAAGGCTTCGTGAACGTCTCCCTGCCCCGGCCCTTCGCCCGCCGGCGCCCCGCCCCGGCCCCCCGGCCCTGCGCCCACATCGTCCCCGCCCCCGCCGAGCGCGAGATCCACGCGGCCTGATCCCGCCCATGGGCCCTACGCTGGACACATGAGTACGACGATCGACCGGGGTACGGCCCTGGGCCTGCCGGAGTGGGACCGCTGCGCGGTCATGGGCGTGGTCAACGTGACCCCCGACTCCTTCTCCGACGGCGGCCGCTGGTTCGACACCACGGCCGCCGTCAAACACGGCCTCGACCTCGTCGCCCAGGGCGCCGACCTGATCGACGTCGGCGGCGAGTCCACCCGCCCCGGCGCCACCCGCGTCGACGAGGAGGAGGAACTCCGCCGCGTCGTCCCCGTCGTACGCGGCCTCGCCGCCGAGGGCGTCACCGTCTCCGTCGACACCATGCGCGCCGGCGTCGCCGCCCGCGCCGTCGAGGCCGGGGCCCTGCTCGTCAACGACGTCAGCGGCGGCCTCGCCGACCCGGAGATGGTCCCCGCCGTCGCCGCCGCCGAAGTCCCCTTCGTCGTCATGCACTGGCGCGGATTCAGTCAGGACATGAACAGCCTCGCCGTGTACGACGACGTCGTCACCGAGGTCGTCCGCGAACTCCGCACCCGCCTGGAGGCCGTCGTCGACGGCGGGATCGCCCCCGAGCGGATCGTCGTCGACCCCGGCCTCGGCTTCGCCAAGCTCGCCCCCCACGACCTCGCGCTCGTCGCCCACCTCCCCGAGCTCCGCGCCCTCGGCCGGCCCCTCCTCGTCGCCGCCTCCCGCAAGCGGTTCCTCGGCCACGTCCTCACCCGCGAACCCGGCGCCGCCCCGCCACCCGCCCGCGAACGGGACGCCGCCACCGCCGCCGTCTCCGCCCTCGCCGCCCACGCGGGCGCGTGGGCCGTCCGCGTCCACGAGGTCAGGGCCACCGCCGACGCCGTACGCGTCGCCCGCGCCGTCGAGGGAGCCGCGTGAGCCGCACCGGCCGCAACTCCGACGAGACGGCCGTCGAAGCCGCCAACACGGCCTTCTACGAGGCGATGGAGACCGGCGACTTCGAGACCGTCTCCGCGCTCTGGCTCGACGACGGCGCCACCCCCATCACCTGCGTCCACCCCGGCTGGCCCGTCCTCACCGGCCGCGGCGAGGTGCTCCGCTCGTACGCGCTGATCATGGCGAACACCGAGTACATCCAGTTCTTCCTCACCGACCTGAAGATCTCCCTGGCCGGCGGCACCGCGATCGTCACCTGCACCGAGAACATCCTCAGCGGCGGCCCCGCCGAGGACGGCGCCGAACTCGGACCCCTCGTCGGCCAGCTCGTGGTCGCCACCAATGTGTTCCGCCACACACCCGACGGCTGGCGGATCTGGTCCCACCACGCCTCCCCTGTCCTTGCGGAGACCGAGGAATCCGAGGACGAGGGGACCCGCCCGGACGACGCGTAGAACCCGCTCCGGACCCGCCCACGCCCCCCACGGGCAAGCCCTGTCGGTGCCCGCAGGTAGATTCGACGATGGACACCCGGCCGTCCGCACCCGGCTGCGTGGCCACCCGAACTACGACAGCAGGAGTGATTCGCGTGGATCGTGTCGCGCTGCGCGGCCTCAAGGCCCGGGGCCACCACGGCGTCTTCCCCAAGGAACGCGAGGAGGGCCAGACCTTCATCGTGGACCTGGTCCTCGGCCTGGACACCCGCCCGGCGGCCGCCGACGACGACCTGACGAAGACCGTGCACTACGGGATCGTCGCCGAGGAAGTCGTCGGAGTCGTCCAGGGCGAGCCCGTCGACCTCATCGAAACCCTCGCCGAGCGCATCGCCCAGCAGTGCCTCAGC contains:
- a CDS encoding nuclear transport factor 2 family protein, which gives rise to METGDFETVSALWLDDGATPITCVHPGWPVLTGRGEVLRSYALIMANTEYIQFFLTDLKISLAGGTAIVTCTENILSGGPAEDGAELGPLVGQLVVATNVFRHTPDGWRIWSHHASPVLAETEESEDEGTRPDDA
- the folB gene encoding dihydroneopterin aldolase, producing MDRVALRGLKARGHHGVFPKEREEGQTFIVDLVLGLDTRPAAADDDLTKTVHYGIVAEEVVGVVQGEPVDLIETLAERIAQQCLSHAGVQEVEVVVHKPDAPITVPFDDVTVTITRSRR
- a CDS encoding phosphatidylglycerol lysyltransferase domain-containing protein, with protein sequence MSVTVDGDKSGLVPVRVRRILRGPRPENVPTLIGTAVTLGGLIDIAAGVFPRFRVSRMHSFAEVLPGTLSPLGPLSAALSLSAGVLLLLLAHGLKRNKRRAWRAVVVLLPLGAAAQFLWRHSVIGTLFSLALLALLLRHRDEFAALPDPRSRWRALANFVLMGAGSIALGLVIVSAHPRRVIGDPSLADRLEHVLYGLVGLEGPVGYTKGVDWTVGYSLGALGMLTALTTIYFAFRPEHPAARLTDEDETRLRVLLDQHGGRDSLGHFALRRDKGVVFSPSGKAAVCYRVVSGVMLASGDPIGDVEAWPGAIERFMDEAKAHSWTPAVMGCSETGGQVWTRETGLDALELGDEAVVDVADFSLSGRAMRNVRQMVKRIERNGYTTRVRRVRDLDDAELERVRRAAADWRGTDTERGFSMALGRIGAPGDGDAVIATAHKTDTDDDPHSPYGDLKAIIHFVPWGPDGMSLELMRRDRSADPGMNELLIVAALQDAPALGITRVSLNFAMFRSALARGEKIGAGPVLRVWRGLLVFLSRWFQIESLYKFNAKFRPRWEPRFVVYRNSRDLPRIGFAAMQAEGFVNVSLPRPFARRRPAPAPRPCAHIVPAPAEREIHAA
- the folP gene encoding dihydropteroate synthase, coding for MSTTIDRGTALGLPEWDRCAVMGVVNVTPDSFSDGGRWFDTTAAVKHGLDLVAQGADLIDVGGESTRPGATRVDEEEELRRVVPVVRGLAAEGVTVSVDTMRAGVAARAVEAGALLVNDVSGGLADPEMVPAVAAAEVPFVVMHWRGFSQDMNSLAVYDDVVTEVVRELRTRLEAVVDGGIAPERIVVDPGLGFAKLAPHDLALVAHLPELRALGRPLLVAASRKRFLGHVLTREPGAAPPPARERDAATAAVSALAAHAGAWAVRVHEVRATADAVRVARAVEGAA